In Lonchura striata isolate bLonStr1 chromosome 32, bLonStr1.mat, whole genome shotgun sequence, a single window of DNA contains:
- the LOC110473390 gene encoding disintegrin and metalloproteinase domain-containing protein 18, which translates to MAAVQRITVPQQLEASTKGEEVSYILRIEGRPYTIHLQQHAFLSDDFLTYVSSEQGSLHSDSAHIEGGCHYWGYIDGFPRSAVTLNTCSGLRGLLQFENVSYGIQPLGYSPASQHVLYRVSEAQMAQAPLAHSPPEAGPGGLAAWEMLDKAPGDDEPLSAAAQSPKYLTVYVVMDKALYNYMGSDPNAARQNIIQAFNLINNMFNPLNVTIVLSSLELWAEGDKILTAGDTDDLLQRFLQWKELSMKPQAHNIASLLGYRDQGALVGAAAPGEACQRDAAATVALYCGNVTLESFSVLLAQVLGHSLGMSSDSPRGCSCPGRVCTMSPEALHFSGMKAFSNCSIRDFEAFLKQGRGGCLFGSPRLRRPSRRSGAVCGNRVVEPGEQCDCGTAQECLKDKCCTKTCRLKPKARCASGLCCKNCQFKWRNSLCRPAADAQCDLPEFCSGSSASCPPDVYVQDGHECGYGTGYCYQGRCQSSDLHCKRLYGRDSKNAPKVCYEEINGQRDRFGHCGFETDRKYRHCTWRDLRCGKLICTYPSYKPFSSSAAAVIYARVRHHLCVSLNYLNVPIWLDPLLVPPGTKCGTGRVCINNTCHPLSVLGQNCDSKARCHGHGVCNNKGNCHCHPGWQPPDCRRRGSRWGGSKDSGLQLTEGGLQRALEDGEMAWLVLGSSLVLLILTAALGLGLWRQQLLGPRHGERPPGTQGTSQDTDRELELNLEPDPELTPELQTELEPEPELEMKTDTHPTPEPALGQHHGH; encoded by the exons ATGGCCGCAGTGCAGAGG ATCAcagtcccacagcagctggaggccAGCACAAAAGGA GAGGAAGTGTCCTACATCCTGAGGATTGAGGGGAGGCCGTACACCatccacctgcagcagca TGCCTTTTTATCGGATGATTTCCTGACTTACGTGTCCAGTGAGCAGGGATCTTTACACTCTGATTCTGCCCACATTGAG GGAGGCTGCCACTACTGGGGGTACATCGATGGCTTCCCCCGCTCGGCAGTGACCCTCAACACCTGCTCGGGGCTCAG GGGTTTGCTGCAGTTTGAGAACGTGAGCTACGGGATCCAGCCCCTGGGCTACTCCCCTGCGTCCCAGCACGTGCTGTACCGAGTGAGTGAGGCGCAGATGGcacaggcgcccctggcccacAGCCCCCCCGAGGCAGGGCCGGGCGGGCTGGCAGCCTGGGAGATGTTGGACAAGGCCCCCGGGGATGATGAG CCCCTCTCAGCCGCTGCACAATCTCCCAAGTACCTCACAGTATACGTGGTTATGGACAAGGCTTTG TACAACTATATGGGATCAGACCCGAATGCTGCAAGGCAGAACATAATCCAGGCCTTCAATTTAATCAACAAC ATGTTTAATCCCCTTAATGTCACCATTGTGCTGTcctccctggagctgtgggcagaggGGGATAAAATATTGACAGCAGGGGACACAGATGACCTTCTACAGCGATTTTTACAGTGGAAAGAGTTGTCTATGAAGCCACAGGCACACAACATTGCTTCTCTCTTAGG CTACAGGGACCAAGGAGCACTCGTGGGCGCAGCGGCTCCAGGAGAGGCATGTCAGAGAGATGCTGCTGCCACGGTGGCTCTG TACTGTGGGAACGTGACGCTGGAGTCCTTCTCCgtgctcctggcacaggtgctGGGCCACAGCTTGGGCATGAGCTCCGACAGCCCCCgaggctgcagctgccccgGGCGCGTCTGCACCATGAGCCCTGAGGCGCT ACATTTCAGTGGGATGAAAGCCTTCAGTAACTGCAGCATCAGGGACTTCGAGGCCTTCCTGAAGCAGGGCAGAGGCGGGTGCCTGTTCGGCAGCCCCCGGCTGCGCCGCCCGTCCCGCCGGAGCGGGGCCGTCTGCGGCAACCGCGTGGTGGAGCCGGGCGAGCAGTGCGACTGCGGCACAGCCCAG GAATGCCTGAAGGACAAGTGTTGCACTAAAACCTGTAGGCTGAAGCCAAAAGCAAGATGTGCCTCTGGATTATGTTGTAAAAATTGTCAG ttCAAGTGGAGGAACTCGCTGTGCCGCCCAGCCGCCGATGCCCAGTGTGACCTGCCCGAGTTCTGCAGCGGCTCCTCGGCCTCCTGCCCGCCCGACGTGTACGTGCAGGATGGGCACGAGTGCGGGTATGGCACTGGCTACTGCTACCAGGGACGCTGCCAGTCCTCGGACCTGCATTGCAAGCGGCTCTATGGGAGAG ATTCAAAGAACGCTCCCAAGGTGTGTTACGAGGAGATCAATGGCCAGCGGGACAGGTTTGGGCACTGTGGGTTCGAGACCGACCGCAAGTACCGGCACTGTACTTGGAG GGATCTCAGGTGTGGGAAGTTAATCTGCACATACCCATCCTACAAGCCCTTCTCATCATCTGCTGCTGCCGTGATATACGCCCGAGTGCGGCATCATCTGTGTGTGTCTCTGAACTACCTGAATGTACCCATATGGCTGGATCCACTTCTAGTTCCTCCAGGAACAAAGTGTGGCACTGGAAGG GTGTGTATAAACAACACGTGCCACCCACTCTCGGTGCTCGGACAGAACTGTGACAGCAAAGCAAGGTGCCATGGCCACGGC gtGTGCAACAACAAGGGCAACTGCCACTGCCACCCGGGCTGGCAGCCCCCCGACTGCCGCAGGAGGGGGTCACGCTGGGGGGGCAGCAAGGACAGCGGCCTGCAGCTGACAGAGGGAG GCCTGCAGCGAGCCCTGGAGGATGGCGAGATGGCCTGGCTggtgctgggctccagcctggtTCTGCTCATCCTCACGGCGGCCCTGGGGCTCGGCCTGTGgcggcagcagctgctgggcccGCGCCACGGGGAGCGGCCGCCGGGCACCCAGGG CACCAGCCAGGACACGGACAGGGAGCTGGAGCTAAACCTGGAGCCAGACCCAGAGCTGACCCCGGAGCTGCAGACAGAGCTAGAACCCGAGCCGGAGCTGGAGATGAAGACAGACACACACCCAACACCAGAGCCAGCGCTGGGGCAGCACCACGGGCACTAA
- the LOC110473378 gene encoding indoleamine 2,3-dioxygenase 2, with translation MEASGDPEEPSLPLALTRFQVSEEFGFLLPDPLTELPAPYGPWMDIARELPQLITSHRLRARVHQMPQLSTQQLRGREELHLAHLVLSFITMGYVWQEGEEGTMQVLPRNLAVPFWEVSQALGLPPILSHADFVLANWRRKDPNGPLEIENLDTIVTLPGGESLRGFILVTLLVEKAAVPGIKAITQALGAIVQCDEEALHRALEELAGAIEAMSKALRRMHDYVDPEVFYSVIRIFLSGWKDNPAMAQGLIYEGVSLEPMAFSGGSAAQSTVLHAFDELLGICHREDSAAFLRRMRQYMPPAHRAFVEEIHGAVSLRQLVLSSGDARLRAAFNRCVAALADFRSYHITIVTKYIAAAAAKAKARRAEPSARAGPSAGKPPSALEAKGTGGSHIFSFLKSIRDTTREGMISA, from the exons ATGGAGGCCAGTGGTGACCCTGAGGAGCCCTCgctgcccctggcactgaccaGGTTTCAAGTCTCCGAGGAGTTTGGCTTCCTGCTTCCTGATCCTCTG ACAGAGCTGCCGGCGCCCTACGGCCCCTGGATGGACATCGcccgggagctgccccagctgaTCACAAGCCATCGGCTCCGTGCACGTGTTCACCAG ATGCCGCAGCTGAgcacccagcagctccgagGACGTGAGGAACTGCACTTGGCACACCTGGTGCTCAGCTTCATCACCATGGGCTACGTCTGGCAGGAGGGCGAGGAGGGCACCATGCAG GTCCTGCCCCGAAACCTTGCCGTCCCCTTCTGGGAGGTCTCACAGGCCCTGGGCCTCCCGCCCATCCTCAGCCACGCAGATTTTGTGCTGGCCAACTGGAGGAGGAAGGACCCCAACGG GCCTCTGGAAATTGA GAACCTGGACACGATCGTCACACTGCCTGGGGGAGAGAGCCTGCGGGGCTTCATCCTCGTCACCCTGCTTGTTGAGaaggcagctgtgcctggcATTAAG GCAATCACACAGGCCCTTGGTGCCATCGTGCAGTGTGATGAGGAGGCCCTGCACAGagccctggaggagctggcaggggcCATCGAGGCCATGAGTAAGGCGCTGAGGCGGATGCACG ACTATGTGGATCCAGAAGTATTCTACTCTGTGATCCGGATCTTTCTCTCTGG CTGGAAGGACAACCCTGCCATGGCGCAGGGGCTCATCTACGAGGGGGTGTCCCTGGAGCCCATGGCGTTCTCGGGGGGCAGCGCGGCGCAGAGCACGGTCCTGCACGCCTTCGATGAGCTCCTGGGGATCTGCCACCGCGAGGACAGCG CTGCCTTCCTGCGCAGGATGAGGCAGTACATGCCCCCGGCGCACAGAGCCTTCGTGGAGGAGATCCACGGCGCCGTGTCCCTGAGGCAGCTCGTGCTCTCCTCGGGGGACGCGCGGCTCCGCGCCGCCTTCAACCGCTGCGTGGCTGCGCTGGCGGACTTCAGGTCCTACCACATCACCATCGTCACCAAGTACATCGCCGCTGCGGCGGCCAAAGCCAAGGCCAGGCGGGCAGAGCCGAGCGCCAGGGCCGGCCCCTCTGCGGGAAAGCCCCCGTCTGCCCTGGAGGCGAAAGGAACCGGCGGCTCCCACATCTTCAGCTTCCTGAAGAGCATCAGGGACACCACCAGGGAGGGGATGATAAGTGCCTGA